The Blastocatellia bacterium genome has a window encoding:
- a CDS encoding MBL fold metallo-hydrolase, giving the protein MSSLQFLGATQTVTGSKFVVTVDSFRVMIDCGLFQGLKELRLRNWEPLPVAPHSLDAVILTHAHIDHAGYLPRLVRDGFRGTVYSSAGTYDLCRLLLPDSAELQEEDARHANQQGFSKHKPALPLYTVKDAKASLKLFQKVRYHEVIRLTKSLAFRLSTSGHILGSTFVELFITNHHKQDTKVVFSGDIGRYDRPILNDPAVVPEADYLLVESTYGDRQHDPQNPQDQIAQIVNDTIGRGGTIIIPAFAVGRAQELLYHFIQLEEQRRIPPVPVYIDSPMAIEATAHYICHPEDHDHEMKETMVAKLQQAKSRITLVRGQAQSQSLVRDRTPCVIISSSGMATGGRVLHHLAARLPEPQNTILFVGYQAAGTRGRLLADGAPEIKIHGQMIPVRAEVQVIHTLSAHADYSEILKWLGGFQRPPRMTYIVHGEPSASQALQHHIEQTFGWPVQIPHYQQTVPLAE; this is encoded by the coding sequence ATGAGCAGCTTACAATTTTTAGGCGCAACGCAGACGGTCACTGGATCGAAATTCGTCGTGACCGTTGACAGCTTTCGCGTGATGATTGATTGTGGACTCTTTCAGGGCCTGAAAGAACTTCGCTTACGAAATTGGGAACCATTGCCTGTGGCTCCCCATTCACTGGATGCGGTCATTTTGACCCATGCGCATATTGACCACGCTGGTTATTTGCCCAGATTGGTCAGAGACGGATTTCGCGGCACGGTCTATTCGAGCGCCGGCACGTATGACCTGTGCCGATTGTTGTTGCCCGACTCCGCTGAGCTACAAGAAGAAGATGCCCGGCACGCCAACCAACAAGGATTTTCTAAACACAAACCGGCTCTGCCGCTCTACACGGTGAAAGACGCCAAAGCATCGCTCAAGCTGTTTCAGAAGGTCCGGTATCACGAGGTCATTCGGCTGACCAAATCGCTAGCGTTTCGCTTGAGTACATCCGGGCACATTCTCGGCTCAACGTTTGTTGAGCTGTTCATCACGAATCACCACAAGCAGGACACGAAGGTCGTGTTTAGTGGCGACATCGGACGCTATGATCGTCCGATTTTGAATGATCCAGCCGTGGTGCCCGAAGCCGATTATCTGCTGGTCGAATCCACCTATGGCGACCGCCAACATGATCCGCAAAACCCCCAAGACCAAATTGCCCAGATTGTCAATGACACCATTGGGCGTGGCGGAACGATTATTATTCCGGCCTTTGCGGTCGGTCGCGCGCAGGAGCTGCTCTATCATTTCATCCAGCTTGAAGAACAACGGCGCATTCCGCCGGTTCCTGTCTATATTGACAGCCCGATGGCCATTGAGGCGACTGCTCACTACATTTGTCATCCTGAAGACCACGACCATGAAATGAAAGAGACAATGGTCGCCAAACTGCAACAGGCCAAATCCCGCATTACGCTAGTGCGTGGCCAGGCGCAATCCCAATCGCTTGTTCGTGACCGCACGCCATGCGTCATTATCTCATCAAGCGGCATGGCGACAGGTGGGCGTGTGTTGCATCATCTGGCAGCGCGGCTGCCTGAGCCGCAGAATACTATTCTGTTTGTCGGCTATCAGGCTGCTGGAACGCGCGGGCGACTCTTGGCTGACGGCGCGCCAGAGATCAAGATTCATGGACAAATGATCCCGGTACGAGCAGAGGTGCAGGTCATCCATACGCTCTCAGCGCACGCTGACTATAGCGAAATCCTAAAGTGGCTAGGCGGCTTCCAACGTCCGCCCCGCATGACCTACATCGTCCACGGTGAACCCTCGGCCAGCCAAGCCCTCCAGCATCACATTGAACAAACCTTTGGCTGGCCTGTCCAGATTCCTCATTATCAACAAACAGTCCCGTTGGCAGAGTGA
- a CDS encoding SRPBCC family protein: MTVAVSTVQNRTTGHSRSNVTSRIELVTLVAAPPERVWSAVRDFDSKSTKGLLTVLHQETNKLLVYSVSGLPKTIKTMIGEIQLEPSGSGTRLRWSVQFSTKRTMVARLLRPMLRHSIERTLRDGIKRLKEKVTVIGHHTPASS, encoded by the coding sequence ATGACCGTTGCTGTGAGCACAGTACAAAACAGAACGACCGGCCACTCCCGCTCCAATGTCACGTCCCGCATCGAGCTGGTCACGCTGGTGGCCGCGCCGCCCGAACGTGTTTGGTCAGCCGTTCGGGATTTTGATTCCAAATCCACCAAAGGATTGCTCACTGTTCTGCATCAGGAAACAAACAAGCTACTGGTCTACTCTGTCTCCGGCTTGCCCAAAACCATTAAGACTATGATCGGCGAGATTCAGTTGGAACCGAGTGGTTCTGGTACTCGCCTGCGCTGGTCTGTCCAATTCAGCACGAAGCGCACGATGGTGGCTCGTCTATTGCGGCCCATGTTGCGCCATAGCATTGAACGCACCCTCCGCGACGGTATCAAAAGGCTGAAAGAAAAAGTCACAGTCATCGGCCATCATACTCCAGCTTCGTCATGA
- a CDS encoding RNA polymerase sigma factor, translating into MTLEATLPMSDFALAQASAAGDEAAFEMIYRTHSRKVYSLCLRMLGNPTDAEDVTQDVFVQLHRKIGTFQGDAALATWLYRMTVNTVLMHLRREQRKHREEAVEDDSLQSLAEVDPHDQRNEISLIDRMALERAIAQLPTGYRNVLVLHDIEGYEHEEIAEKLHISAGTSKSQLHKARLKLRKLLLGRRRGSLSGSSQPQIA; encoded by the coding sequence ATGACACTTGAAGCCACATTACCTATGTCCGATTTCGCTCTGGCTCAGGCCTCGGCCGCTGGTGATGAGGCCGCTTTTGAAATGATCTATCGAACCCACTCGCGCAAGGTCTATTCATTGTGCTTGCGCATGCTGGGAAACCCAACCGACGCTGAAGACGTCACGCAAGACGTGTTCGTGCAACTGCACCGCAAAATCGGCACGTTCCAAGGAGACGCTGCGCTGGCCACATGGCTCTATCGCATGACGGTCAACACGGTGCTCATGCACCTGCGCCGCGAGCAGCGCAAACACCGGGAAGAGGCGGTCGAAGATGACTCGCTGCAAAGCCTGGCTGAAGTTGATCCGCATGATCAGCGAAATGAAATCTCGCTGATTGATCGAATGGCTTTGGAACGCGCTATCGCGCAGCTTCCCACCGGCTATCGCAACGTGCTGGTGTTGCACGATATTGAAGGCTATGAGCACGAAGAAATCGCCGAGAAACTCCACATCAGCGCCGGAACCTCGAAATCGCAACTTCACAAAGCGCGTCTCAAATTGAGAAAATTGCTCCTGGGCCGGCGCCGTGGCAGCTTATCCGGTTCCTCACAGCCGCAAATCGCCTAA
- a CDS encoding acetyl ornithine aminotransferase family protein → MQPDRKFPCIQTQLPGPHAQAILQRDARMISPSYTRPFPLVIKRGSGAIIEDVDGNYFLDFNAGIAVCATGHSHPRVVQAISEQAAQFLHIGAADYYYDLLPTVAETLATITPGEFAKRVHFGNSGAEAIETALKVARYATKRDKFIAFHGAFHGRTLGALSLTASKTAQRRGFGRQLLDVTHIPYAHCVRCAYGQRVETCRVECLRVVEDLLFQTTVPPEEVAAIVVEPIQGEGGYIVPPKKFFEQLNDLRQKYGILIIADEVQSGMGRTGRFFACEHFDFVPDIITIAKGIASGLPLGATVARAELMAWHEGAHASTFGGNPVALAAARATIQLLEEGIMENCRVVGQYLLERLRSLAVSFHERIADVRGLGLMIGVEFVKNRQTLEPDKALRDRIVQECFRRGLIVIGAGASTIRFSPPLIIDHEQVDCAVNIFHEALTAAIND, encoded by the coding sequence ATGCAACCTGATAGGAAATTTCCTTGCATTCAAACACAACTGCCCGGACCCCACGCTCAGGCCATCCTGCAAAGAGACGCTCGCATGATCTCGCCGTCTTACACCCGCCCGTTCCCACTTGTCATCAAACGAGGGTCTGGCGCGATCATCGAAGATGTGGACGGCAACTACTTCCTCGATTTCAACGCCGGCATCGCTGTTTGCGCAACAGGCCATTCACATCCCAGAGTCGTTCAAGCGATCAGTGAGCAAGCGGCTCAATTCCTCCACATTGGCGCTGCCGATTACTATTACGATCTGCTCCCAACAGTCGCCGAAACGCTTGCAACGATCACGCCCGGAGAGTTTGCCAAACGCGTCCACTTTGGCAATTCCGGCGCGGAAGCCATCGAGACAGCGTTGAAGGTCGCCCGCTATGCAACCAAACGTGATAAGTTCATCGCCTTTCATGGCGCCTTTCATGGTCGAACGCTTGGCGCGCTCTCGTTGACGGCTAGCAAGACAGCGCAACGTCGTGGCTTTGGCCGCCAACTGCTGGACGTCACCCATATCCCTTATGCACATTGCGTGCGCTGTGCCTACGGACAACGCGTGGAAACCTGCCGGGTCGAATGCCTGAGGGTTGTCGAAGACCTGTTATTTCAGACCACCGTGCCGCCTGAAGAGGTCGCCGCCATTGTGGTCGAACCGATTCAGGGTGAGGGTGGCTACATCGTCCCGCCAAAGAAATTCTTTGAGCAATTGAACGATCTGCGCCAGAAGTATGGCATCCTGATCATTGCTGACGAAGTTCAATCGGGCATGGGACGGACCGGCCGTTTCTTTGCCTGCGAGCACTTCGACTTCGTTCCCGACATCATCACCATCGCCAAAGGTATTGCTTCGGGGTTGCCGCTCGGCGCAACAGTGGCCCGCGCCGAACTGATGGCATGGCACGAAGGCGCGCATGCCTCCACGTTCGGCGGCAATCCGGTCGCATTGGCGGCTGCCCGCGCGACAATTCAGTTACTCGAAGAAGGCATCATGGAAAACTGTCGGGTCGTTGGTCAGTATCTGCTTGAGCGGCTTCGCTCGCTTGCGGTTTCATTTCATGAACGTATCGCCGACGTTCGTGGATTAGGTCTGATGATCGGCGTAGAATTTGTAAAAAATCGTCAAACGCTGGAGCCCGACAAGGCGCTGCGTGACCGGATTGTGCAAGAGTGTTTCCGGCGAGGGTTGATTGTCATCGGCGCTGGCGCTTCAACCATTCGATTTTCCCCTCCCCTGATCATTGATCACGAACAAGTAGACTGCGCTGTGAACATCTTCCACGAGGCTCTCACGGCCGCGATCAACGACTAA
- a CDS encoding 30S ribosomal protein S1: MSLDNLNQSAGPEVPPPGSGPASTNEAVGASPAAVAETPTNELSASAEATTEPSFSDQTFGDMLEAMEEQASSIKVGQMITGRLIALRDDAAFVDVGFKTEGIVPAAEIKESMQEVSVGSEIPVVVKELDAPDGYIRLSYKEALQKQMWGQIEKAAESGAPVKGRIVERVKGGFKVNLGGVEAFLPASQLNLHQVRNPESWQGKDIEAKIIKLNRKQANIVISRRALLEEEQAAKRNEVMNSLEEGYIVQGRVKSLTDYGAFIDLGGVDGLLHITDMAWKRVQHAKDLVKVGDILQLKILKLDREAGRINLGLKQLLPDPWDTISERYPVGSRILGRVTRIVNYGAFVELEEGIEGLIHVSEMSWDKRLKHPSKYVKVDDQVMVEVIGADAKERRLSFSLRQLEPDPWKLFAETHSPGTRLKGIVRGMTDFGAFVEVEKGIEGLVHVSDISRQKVKHPSDVLKKGQEVEVVIQHIDYNNRKLSLSMKELEPDPWEVFFATHRPGDIVKGKIARVVNFGVFVDLGSGVEGLCHISELSEERVEKPEDVVQIGQEYDFRILKLDPSQRRIGLSTRAAVEKAEPTSYTVNDDSGRLASLGEIAGRGAEKREE; this comes from the coding sequence ATGTCGCTAGATAATTTGAATCAAAGCGCAGGTCCTGAAGTGCCGCCGCCCGGTTCCGGTCCTGCGTCCACGAATGAAGCTGTTGGCGCCAGCCCGGCGGCTGTGGCAGAGACGCCAACCAATGAGCTGTCCGCTTCAGCGGAGGCCACAACAGAACCATCGTTCTCAGATCAAACGTTTGGGGACATGCTGGAGGCCATGGAGGAGCAGGCCTCGAGCATCAAGGTTGGTCAGATGATCACTGGTCGGTTGATCGCCTTGAGAGATGACGCCGCATTTGTTGATGTCGGCTTCAAAACCGAGGGTATTGTTCCGGCTGCGGAGATCAAAGAAAGCATGCAAGAGGTGAGCGTCGGCTCGGAAATCCCGGTTGTGGTCAAAGAGCTGGACGCGCCAGATGGCTACATTCGACTCTCCTACAAGGAAGCCCTGCAGAAACAGATGTGGGGACAGATCGAAAAAGCGGCTGAAAGCGGAGCGCCTGTCAAAGGTCGTATCGTGGAGCGCGTCAAGGGCGGGTTCAAAGTCAACCTTGGCGGTGTGGAAGCGTTCTTACCGGCCAGCCAACTGAACCTGCATCAAGTGCGCAACCCGGAAAGCTGGCAAGGCAAAGACATTGAGGCGAAGATCATTAAGCTGAATAGAAAGCAGGCCAACATTGTCATCTCCCGCCGCGCACTGTTGGAAGAAGAACAAGCTGCCAAACGCAATGAAGTGATGAACAGCCTGGAGGAAGGCTACATCGTACAAGGCCGCGTTAAGAGCCTGACCGATTATGGCGCTTTCATTGATCTGGGCGGCGTTGACGGCTTGCTCCATATCACCGATATGGCCTGGAAGCGCGTGCAACATGCCAAGGACTTGGTGAAGGTCGGCGACATCCTCCAATTGAAAATCCTCAAACTCGATCGCGAGGCGGGACGAATCAATTTGGGACTCAAACAGCTCTTGCCAGACCCCTGGGACACGATCAGCGAACGCTATCCCGTCGGCTCGCGCATTCTTGGCAGAGTCACGCGCATCGTCAACTACGGCGCCTTTGTGGAACTGGAGGAAGGCATCGAAGGACTCATTCACGTCTCTGAGATGAGCTGGGATAAGCGGCTCAAACATCCCTCCAAGTATGTCAAGGTTGACGACCAAGTGATGGTGGAAGTGATTGGCGCCGATGCCAAAGAACGGCGCTTGAGTTTCAGCTTGCGGCAACTGGAACCAGACCCGTGGAAACTCTTTGCCGAAACCCATTCGCCGGGCACGCGCCTGAAAGGCATCGTCCGTGGCATGACCGATTTTGGCGCGTTTGTTGAAGTCGAAAAAGGTATCGAAGGGTTGGTGCACGTCTCTGACATCTCTCGCCAAAAAGTTAAGCACCCGTCGGATGTGTTGAAAAAAGGACAAGAGGTGGAAGTCGTCATCCAACACATTGACTACAACAACCGCAAGCTGAGCCTTTCCATGAAAGAGCTTGAACCGGACCCATGGGAGGTCTTTTTCGCGACTCACCGGCCGGGCGATATTGTCAAAGGCAAAATTGCGCGGGTGGTGAACTTCGGCGTGTTCGTGGATTTAGGCAGCGGCGTGGAAGGGCTCTGCCATATCTCGGAACTGTCCGAAGAGCGCGTGGAGAAACCTGAAGATGTCGTCCAGATCGGGCAGGAGTACGATTTCCGCATTCTCAAGCTTGATCCCAGCCAACGGCGAATCGGCCTGTCAACCCGCGCGGCAGTCGAAAAAGCCGAGCCAACATCCTATACGGTCAATGATGACTCCGGGCGATTGGCCAGCCTGGGAGAAATCGCCGGTCGGGGCGCTGAGAAACGCGAGGAATAA
- a CDS encoding anti-sigma factor: protein MNCTTESIYLYVDGQLHGAEREQVQRHLSHCAHCAKLMRAYQTLLAELDAVLAEKEPPAWLEQAILNRAYGDLTTTFQQQAERRRALRAAVTLGLMAVAFLRFDVVSNYLMELLTGIEAIGSVVWNMAVVFFKGLSFVTLGMAHDLSGQMPVWLLFALTLAAILSLALARTVMKFDAPPETP from the coding sequence ATGAACTGCACAACTGAGAGCATCTACCTGTATGTGGACGGCCAGTTGCATGGCGCTGAGCGCGAGCAGGTGCAGCGTCACCTCTCGCACTGCGCGCACTGCGCCAAGCTCATGCGAGCATACCAAACGCTGCTGGCTGAACTTGACGCTGTCCTTGCCGAAAAGGAACCGCCGGCTTGGCTGGAGCAAGCTATCTTGAACCGTGCCTACGGCGACTTAACAACGACCTTTCAACAGCAAGCTGAACGACGCCGCGCGTTGCGGGCCGCCGTCACACTGGGGCTTATGGCGGTCGCGTTTCTACGATTTGATGTCGTCAGTAACTACCTGATGGAACTGCTGACCGGCATCGAAGCCATCGGCTCCGTTGTCTGGAACATGGCGGTGGTATTTTTCAAGGGTCTTTCGTTTGTCACGCTTGGCATGGCGCACGACTTGTCGGGCCAGATGCCGGTCTGGCTCTTATTCGCGCTGACGTTGGCTGCCATATTGAGTCTGGCGCTGGCGCGCACGGTCATGAAGTTCGATGCCCCTCCTGAGACACCATGA
- a CDS encoding sigma-70 family RNA polymerase sigma factor, with protein MRYSDQQMMTRAVGGEKQSFEQIVHRYHRPVTKFIYRMVNDYETALDLTQEVFLKVYTALDKYDERYKFTTWLFKIASNHTIDYLRRQHGELSLDALKDEPHEGLLEAISHEPSPEQQTIFNQRRALIEQAIAQLPVPYRQIIILRHVAELEYEEIAQVTGLPMGTVKNRLFRAREAIRQKIIQLGIDGIE; from the coding sequence ATGAGGTATAGCGATCAGCAGATGATGACGCGCGCGGTTGGCGGCGAAAAGCAGTCGTTTGAGCAGATCGTCCATCGCTATCATCGTCCGGTGACCAAGTTCATTTATCGAATGGTCAACGACTACGAAACAGCGTTGGACTTAACGCAGGAAGTTTTTCTCAAAGTCTATACCGCCCTCGACAAGTACGACGAGCGGTACAAATTCACCACCTGGCTGTTCAAGATCGCCTCCAATCACACGATTGACTATTTGCGCCGGCAGCACGGTGAGCTCTCCTTAGACGCGCTGAAGGATGAGCCGCACGAAGGTTTGTTGGAAGCCATCTCCCATGAACCTTCGCCAGAGCAGCAGACCATTTTCAATCAGCGACGAGCGCTTATCGAACAAGCGATCGCGCAATTGCCCGTGCCGTACCGGCAGATCATCATCTTACGCCACGTGGCCGAGCTGGAATATGAAGAAATCGCTCAGGTCACGGGGCTGCCGATGGGAACAGTGAAAAATCGGTTGTTCCGCGCTCGCGAAGCGATTCGCCAAAAAATCATTCAACTGGGGATTGATGGAATCGAATGA
- a CDS encoding dihydroorotase: MKLLIQNGRLIDPSQSVESDCDILIEDGRVARIEKRISCPEAECLDASGCIVAPGFIDLHVHLREPGQEYKETIETGAQAAAAGGFTSVCAMPNTAPVNDHAAITRYIIDQAREKAIVNVFPVGAITHQSHGESLAEIGEMVAAGAVAISDDGRPVMNANVMRRAMEYACQLGIPVIDHCQDLHLSAGGVMNEGFYSTMLGLRGMPAAAEEVHVARDIVLAEATGAHVHIAHLSTAGSLELVRRAKQKGLSVTCEVTPHHFTLTEEAVVGYDTNMKMSPPLRTQRDVDSLIEGLADGTVDAIATDHAPHHDDEKMLEFDQAAFGIIGLETAVSLALDRLVHRGHISLARLVQLLSTNPARIVRLDRGSLRVGSVADVTIIDPQRTVTIDRNRFKSKSRNSPFHGWTLTGAVKTTIVAGKIVYQA; encoded by the coding sequence ATGAAACTGCTCATTCAAAACGGAAGATTGATTGATCCGAGTCAATCCGTCGAATCCGACTGTGACATTCTGATTGAAGATGGCCGCGTCGCCCGAATTGAGAAACGGATTTCCTGTCCCGAAGCTGAATGCCTGGATGCCAGTGGGTGCATCGTCGCGCCTGGCTTCATTGATCTTCACGTGCATTTGCGCGAGCCAGGGCAGGAGTACAAAGAGACGATTGAAACGGGCGCGCAAGCGGCTGCCGCTGGCGGGTTCACCTCCGTATGCGCGATGCCAAACACAGCGCCGGTCAACGATCATGCGGCGATCACGCGATACATCATTGATCAGGCTCGTGAAAAAGCGATCGTGAATGTCTTCCCTGTGGGAGCGATTACTCATCAATCCCATGGCGAGTCGCTGGCCGAGATCGGCGAGATGGTCGCCGCCGGCGCCGTCGCCATCAGCGATGACGGGCGTCCGGTGATGAACGCCAACGTGATGCGTCGAGCAATGGAATACGCCTGTCAACTGGGCATTCCCGTGATTGACCATTGCCAGGACCTCCATCTGTCCGCCGGCGGCGTCATGAATGAAGGATTTTATTCGACCATGTTAGGGCTGCGCGGCATGCCGGCTGCCGCCGAAGAGGTTCACGTCGCACGCGACATTGTGCTGGCCGAAGCAACCGGCGCGCACGTCCATATCGCTCACCTGAGTACAGCCGGTTCGCTGGAGCTTGTGCGCCGCGCCAAACAGAAAGGACTCAGCGTCACCTGCGAAGTGACACCTCATCACTTCACACTCACCGAGGAAGCGGTGGTCGGCTATGACACCAACATGAAGATGTCGCCGCCCCTGCGCACACAACGTGACGTTGACTCTCTTATCGAAGGTCTGGCCGATGGCACGGTTGATGCTATCGCCACTGACCATGCTCCCCATCATGACGATGAGAAAATGCTGGAATTTGATCAGGCAGCCTTTGGCATCATCGGTTTGGAAACAGCCGTCAGTTTGGCGCTGGATCGGTTGGTGCATCGGGGGCATATTTCGCTGGCTCGACTTGTCCAGTTGCTCTCAACCAACCCGGCACGGATTGTCCGACTTGATCGCGGCTCGCTCCGCGTTGGCAGCGTGGCTGATGTCACCATCATTGATCCACAGCGCACGGTGACGATTGATCGGAACCGATTCAAATCAAAGAGCCGAAATTCGCCGTTTCACGGCTGGACGCTCACGGGGGCTGTCAAAACCACGATTGTCGCCGGCAAGATCGTTTACCAGGCTTGA
- a CDS encoding ABC transporter ATP-binding protein/permease encodes MIEEEVLGKAYDARLMRRLIRYLRPHRLIVLSAVLIILVQSVVELAGPALTVVAVDLFIKQEPAASLSLVSATAQRLIGGLGIELSRAEGVNLAGALYLATLILGFVLYYWQTVLVQTLGQRVMYDLREQIFGHLQRVDVAFYDRNPVGRLMTRLTNDVDALNELFTAGVVAAFQDVFALVGIVVLMFVLNWKLALVAFAVIPMLVAVTVWFKIRARQSYRKVRARMARINAFLQEHLSGMATVQLFTRERQAMEQFDRINADHRQANIESIFYYGVFFPAIELISAIGIALIIWYGGGQVIQQELTIGALIGFIQLSQRFFRPISDLSEKYNILQSAMASSERIFTLLDTPVAVTSPPNGYQPATVRGHIEFRHVWFAYQDEDWVLRDVSFEVRPGQRLAIVGHTGAGKTTITNLLLRFYDIQQGQILLDGVDIRQWDLRTLRRAFAIVLQDTFLFTGTIESNIRLGQELPRERVQQAARDARAHEFIRQLDGDYQAEVKERGATLSTGQKQLIAFARALAFDPTVLILDEATANIDTQTELLIRDALDRLLEGRTSIIIAHRLSTIQHADQILVLHKGRVREIGTHEELLRQRGIYYRLYQLQYKDQEMPLVGD; translated from the coding sequence ATGATCGAAGAAGAAGTATTAGGCAAAGCCTATGACGCGCGATTGATGCGCCGGCTGATCCGGTACCTGCGGCCCCATCGGTTGATTGTGTTGAGCGCCGTGTTGATTATCCTGGTGCAATCTGTTGTGGAGTTGGCCGGGCCTGCCCTGACGGTGGTTGCTGTTGATCTGTTCATCAAGCAGGAGCCGGCTGCGTCGCTCAGCCTTGTTTCGGCCACCGCTCAGCGCCTCATCGGTGGGCTGGGCATTGAGCTAAGTCGCGCCGAGGGAGTGAATCTGGCCGGGGCGCTCTACCTGGCGACGCTCATTCTGGGCTTTGTGCTTTATTACTGGCAGACGGTGCTGGTGCAGACGCTCGGCCAGCGCGTGATGTACGACCTGCGTGAGCAAATCTTCGGCCACTTGCAGCGGGTAGATGTTGCTTTCTACGATCGCAATCCGGTCGGACGCTTGATGACGCGGCTAACCAACGATGTGGATGCGCTGAATGAATTGTTCACGGCTGGTGTGGTAGCGGCCTTTCAAGATGTCTTTGCGTTGGTCGGCATTGTCGTGCTCATGTTCGTGTTGAATTGGAAACTGGCGCTGGTGGCGTTTGCTGTGATACCGATGTTGGTGGCAGTCACGGTCTGGTTCAAGATTCGGGCGCGTCAATCCTATCGCAAAGTGCGCGCGCGCATGGCTCGCATCAATGCCTTCCTGCAAGAACATCTGAGCGGCATGGCGACTGTTCAACTCTTCACGCGCGAGCGTCAAGCGATGGAACAATTCGATCGCATCAATGCCGATCATCGTCAGGCCAATATCGAATCCATTTTCTATTACGGCGTCTTCTTTCCGGCGATCGAATTGATCAGCGCCATCGGCATCGCGTTGATCATCTGGTATGGCGGCGGTCAGGTGATTCAACAGGAGCTGACGATCGGCGCGCTGATCGGCTTCATTCAACTCTCACAACGATTCTTCCGACCCATTAGCGATCTGAGCGAGAAATACAATATCCTCCAATCGGCGATGGCTTCGTCCGAGCGCATCTTCACGTTGCTCGACACGCCGGTCGCGGTGACCTCGCCACCCAATGGCTATCAACCGGCCACGGTGCGTGGTCATATCGAATTTCGCCATGTCTGGTTTGCCTATCAGGATGAAGATTGGGTTTTGCGTGATGTCTCGTTTGAAGTCAGGCCGGGCCAACGCCTGGCTATCGTCGGACACACCGGGGCCGGCAAAACAACTATCACCAATCTACTGCTGCGGTTTTATGATATTCAGCAAGGTCAGATTCTGCTGGATGGCGTGGATATTCGTCAGTGGGACCTGAGGACGCTGCGTCGCGCCTTCGCCATCGTGCTGCAGGATACCTTTCTGTTCACCGGCACGATTGAATCAAACATACGGCTTGGTCAAGAGCTACCGCGCGAGCGCGTGCAGCAGGCCGCGCGTGACGCGCGCGCGCATGAGTTCATCCGGCAACTGGACGGCGATTATCAGGCCGAAGTCAAAGAACGTGGCGCCACACTCTCCACTGGTCAGAAACAGTTAATCGCGTTTGCTCGCGCATTGGCCTTTGATCCAACCGTCTTGATTCTGGACGAAGCAACCGCCAACATTGATACGCAAACAGAGCTACTCATCCGCGATGCACTCGACCGATTGCTTGAAGGACGCACCAGCATCATCATTGCTCATCGCTTATCCACCATTCAGCATGCCGACCAGATTCTGGTGTTGCACAAGGGGCGCGTGCGCGAAATCGGCACGCACGAAGAGCTGCTCAGGCAGCGTGGCATTTACTATCGGCTTTATCAATTGCAGTACAAGGATCAAGAAATGCCTTTGGTAGGCGATTAG